In Lycium ferocissimum isolate CSIRO_LF1 chromosome 7, AGI_CSIRO_Lferr_CH_V1, whole genome shotgun sequence, the sequence GAATGATTATGGTAAATCGAGAAGAAGAAGGCGACGAACTTTATGCCGATGCTCATGTCTTGCCTGCCACATCCTTGGCTGCTTCAGCTGGAATTGCTATCAAAGGTTACATTAACTCAACAAAAATAGCCACAGCTTCAATCAAATTTGAGGTGACAGTTTATGGCAATCGCGCACCAATAGTAGCTGCATTTTCCTCTAGAGGACCTAGTGCAGCTGGACCGGATATTATCAAGCCGGATGTCACTGCTCCAGGAGTGGACATATTAGCTGCCTGGCCTCCAAATATCAGCCCGTCAATGCTAAAGAGCGATAAAAGAAGCGTGCAATTCAACATTCTTTCTGGCACTTCCATGTCTTGCCCTCATGTCAGTGGACTAGCTGCATTGCTTAAATCTGTCCATAGAGATTGGTCACCAGCAGCAATCAAGTCAGCACTAATGACAACTGCTTATACCCTTGACAAAGAAAGAACTCCAATTGCAGATGCTGTTTCAGAGACTTCAATATCGGCTACACCATTTGTCTTTGGCTCGGGACATGTTAATCCTGAAAGGGCTTCTGATCCAGGCCTTATCTACGATATCTCAACCAAGGATTACCTGCATTATATCTGTAGCCTAAACTACAACTCTACCCAAATAGCCCTTTTGTTGAGAGAAAATTTTACTTGTCCTACTAGTCATTCATTTCGATCACCTGGTGATCTAAACTACCCTTCTTTTGCTGTACTTTTTGACAGCAAGAGTCGAAATATGATCCAGACATTTAAAAGAACTGTGACAAATGTTGGAACCCCTAGGGGTACTTATATTGTACAAGCGAAGGCACCTTATGGAGTATCAGTCACTGTGAAGCCAAAAATTCTGAAATTTCAGAAACAAGGTCAGAAACTGAGGTATAAAGTGAGGTTTGTTGCAAAGGGAAAAAGGAGTGCTGGTGATTCAATATTTGGATCACTGATTTGGATTTCAAGAACACATATAGTTAGAAGTCCCATTGCTATCACATGGCAGTGAATCAAAGAGGGTAAATTTGGTGACAGCATCCAATTCTTGAAATTGTCTACTAGAATGTATTCTTCTGAATAAACTAGCTAGttgaatcaaaatattatttgctTTAACTACTTTTGAGTTCATAGGCCTCATTAGTCATTACTCTTGTTTTCCCTTGTTTCAAGAAGAGCATAAATATTGAATAGATGAGTCTCCTTGGAGAGATGTTTGAGCTGTTAAGCAAATATTGTGTTTCagtttcaaagaaagaaaaatactgACCTTACTGGCCAAAGAAGGAATCTAACCTCTTGAAAATACAAgggattttcttttttctatttttgacaTCAGAGCTCCTACCATTTCACTGTATGGTCACTCTATTTAATCTAAGTATCGCAGAAATTACTAAACTGgagtaatttttataaaaaagataTAATTTTGCCAAGTATCATAGAGAGTTACTAGGAAAAAACAAATGAGACATTTTCCACATATTTAGGCTAAGTTGGGCGATATTTTCTTAGCAAAAGATAATTTAGTAATTTTGGTGCAGTAAAGTAAAAGTTGAATGATCATTCGCAAACTATTCCCTGAATTCATTTAACAATTGGCTAATTCCTTTGGTGAAAATCCTGCCTCTGCTATATGACCACAACCACCACCATTATCGGTTACCAAGTCAGTCATATTCATCACTACTTGTCATCATTTATAATTATCACCATCAGGCCACCGCCGCCAATCACCATAATCGACATTACTCACCACCACTAGCCACCATTTACAATTATCACCACTAATCACCATCAGGCCACCACTCCTATCAATCTCCATTGCCCATCATCCACTATAATTGTTAGTCGTCACCAACAATTACCACCATTAGCCACCATCACCACTATTACCCACAACCACCATCATCAGCCACAATGTCTACTAGCTACCATTGCTAGTCAGCACTGACAACTACCATTATTAGCCATTACCACCACCAACTGccatataaattaattttttctaatttttttttttgttgttgatataggATTAGAttaattagtattttatttaaattttttatttgttaattttaaataacttttttttaattgagaaaATAAACGATCTTATTTCTTTAGTTTAAATCTTAAACATCTCAATATTAGATATGTATTTAGACTCCTACATCTTTaatctttaaaaagaaaagaaaaaaaaaacagagccTAATTCACGTTAGTTTAGCTTTTACAACTATTTTTCTTTATCACATTGACCGATGATTAgactaaaataaatacaattcaTAGAGTAACGTTTCTATTACACCACACTCTTAACAATTTTATTACCAAAAGTACGAGCTAAAAGTCTAAAACAGGTTTGAATCAACAAAATGACTATATAATCTAACTTTTTTTATTGAGTTCAAGATGAATTAAACGGATTATATTATTGTTAGCTATATTTGGCACACTAACGTTAGAGTGGTTTACCAGATTCTTGAGCAAGTGACGCCATTACAAGACAAACCAAAGATTTTACATACCGTGCCAAAATCTCAAACTCATAGAAAAATCTAAAATatctttgatttttaattttttaatcgTCTGTAATTTCTTATTATATTAAACTGCCAGCAAAAAAAGTTTGGAAATAGACGCCGTTAAGTAAATGGAATCTGCAAAGTTGCATTCTCCTCTTTGTACCAATTTATATAATACACTCTCATTTTTAGGCTATCTCCAGAATAataatacatttctatatttaaaaataaattaacttaaaactccccaaatttcttttatttcttaaacttcaggcttaatcaaattatatcacaATAAATTGGTACTGGGACGGAGGGAGTTATAGTCCGTCACCGTCAAAACAGCTTTCTATTTCCGTCAAGATAATGGCTCTGTCATTTTTCTACCTTAAATGCGTTACATTCACACACAATTTTGCCATTTTTGTAATACAAAAGTTCAATTTGGAATCTCCTTCTTGTCACCTGATCCAGTTATTCTCTgtgatctttttcttttttaagtaTTTAGTCATCACCCTCTATAAGgtactttcttttcttgatctttttgCATTTCCTAGCCACTATTTTTCTTTCAGATTATGAATATATTTCAACATTCAATGACCCTATTTGTTATCGTCTTCTTAACATGATCAATTTTGTATGTTTCCTCTAGAACATCTATCCTTTTGCATTGTTAAAGGTTGTTTCTTTTAGAGGTGTGTTGAATTTAGGTAAAATTCAGGATCTTGGACAGACCCTCTTGATTTGTTTGTTAGGTTTGATCAGTTTGCATGTTAATGTTCACCAAAGAATAAGAATAGTTGCAATTCTGGTAGTGCATACTAATGGACAATTATAACAATTCttcatatccatatccatataaCACTGGTTATGGTTACCCTCCACCACCTAATTCAAATCAACCATACCCCCCTCCACCAGGTTCTGGTGCATATCCTCCACCAGGTTCTGGTGGTGCATACCCTCAATATCCTCCTCATCAATCCCCTCAATATCCTCCACCTTACAACACTCAACATTCTGGTCATTATAACTATCAACCCTATCCACCAGTTCCATCAGCTCCATCGGCACCACCAGCACCGACTCTTCACCATTCCAGCTCTTTAGACTATGGGTACCCTCCACCATCACACGGTCCCTGTCCACCCCATGCATATCCGCCTCCCCCGACATCTTCTAGTACTGTCCCTACTCCTGAACATCAAGGCAGTTTTGGATATGCTGCTGCACCTCCTCAGCATTATCAACATTCCTGGCCAGAAAGGCCTTTGGAGAGCCAATCATCCAACTCTCTCCATCACCAAGATAGTGCTTCGTCGTTTAGTAGTGACTCTTCCACTCGCCCTTCAGCTTATCCACCAATCCATGATCTGGTAGCGAACATGAATTTGTCTGATAATAACCCTTCTGCACCGGCTTCTCCTCCTGCCCCTGCAACTTATCACCCAGGGCCAAATCCTGTTCCCTATGGGCACCCTAATTCCTTTTCAAGGTGGGAATCGGAGTCTCCAAAACCAACCTATCCAACTCCTTGTGCTGAACCACAGAGTAATAATCAGGCTATGCAGGTTGTGCCATTCTCGCCTTCTAAAAGCTCCTTAAAGGTTTTGCTCTTACACGGAAATCTGGATATTTGGGTATACGAAGCGAAAGATCTGCCAAACATGGACATGTTCCACAAGACCATTGGGGATATGTTTGGGCAAATGAGTAATAAGATCACAAGTGATCCTTACGTCTCAATTACTGTAGCTGATGCAGTGATTGGCCGGACTTATGTCATAGGAAATAATGAAAATCCCGTGTGGATGCAACATTTTAATGTACCCGTAGCACACTATGCTGCGGAAGTACAGTTTCTTGTCAAGGACGATGATATAGTAGGTTCTCAGCTTATGGGGACAGTGGCTGTCCCGCTAGAACAGATATATGGAGGGGGTAAAGTAGAGGGGTTCTTTCCGATCTTGAACAGTAGTGGAAGACCTTGCAAGGCTGGAGCAGTTTTGAGGATATCAGTCCAATATTATCCAATGGATAAATTAAGTATTTACCATCATGGAGTTGGTGCTGGTCCTGAGTATTATGGGGTTCCTGGAACTTATTTTCCACTGAGGATGGGTGGAACAGTTACTCTGTATCAAGATGCTCATGTGCCTGATGGATGCCTTCCAAATTTGATGCTTGACTCCGGAATGCCATATGTACATGGAAAGTGCTGGCGTGACATCTTTGATGCCATACGCCAAGCCCGACGCTTGATCTACATTACAGGTTGGTCAGTGTGGCACAAAGTCAAACTTGTTCGAGATGATGCTTCTGTTGATGGTTACACTCTAGGGGATCTTTTAAAGTCAAAGTCACAAGAAGGTGTTAGAGTGCTGCTTCTAATATGGGATGACCCTACATCAAGAAGCATCCTTGGCTATAAAACGGTaaatgatatataatttcaatgAACTTTTGACTTCTTTATGTGCATAAAATGAATACTCGAGCATCATTTaagatataaattaaatttcagTGTCTTAGGTGTTGTTAAAAACATGCCTCAAATATAGGTTtgtgttttttccttttccaaatGATCATATAAAATATCTGGAGAAAATTTTATGTGAAATCGTACATATATCTCTCATACACACATCATCTGCAGATATGTTGTTGGTTACTCATTTATTGAACACTTCTACTCAGACTTCCAATCATTTATCAGTTAAAGTACCAATATATACATTAATAGACAATTTATTAATAAAGTAAATCAGAAGCCTGCTTTAAGTTAATTTTCTATGACTGCCACCTCAAATTACAGTCAAGGGTaagtttatcttttttttttttttgagactggtaacatgtatatttatatatatatatatattaaacctGCACCATAACAGTGCAGCCATACTTACAAAAACCCCACCATGCTTAGGACTACTGTTTCACAAGGAACCTATCATATTAACTAGTGATTCAGCCTCCTCTACATAGatttctttacaccaaaagtgaaacaaaatgACACAATTCATCTTGATTTTCTGCACAGAATTGCATTTGTCTTCAAAAACTCTATTGTTCCTCTCCTTCCAAATTATCCACCAAATAACTGCTGGGACAAGTTTCCACCAACTCTTTTGTCTTATTGCTCCCCCATTATAGTTCCAGCACTTCAATAGCTCACAGCTGTTTGCCGGCATAGTCCAACTTAGTCCTAccatgttcaagaaaaattgccGCAATTGTATAGTGAAAGGACAATGTATAAATAAATGGGAGTTAGTTTCTCTGGCTGCATCACACAGAACACATCTAGTACATAGATGAAAACCCCTTCTCCTTAAGTTTTCCTGGGTGAGACATGCTTCTCTTGCTACCAGCCAAGAGAAACATGAAACCTTATACAGGGCCTTAGTCTTCCAAATGGATTTCCATGGCCACTGATCGGATTGTGTATATTGCCTAAGCTGATAATTGTATGCTGATTTGACAGTAAAAACACCATTATTGCCATGGTTCCAGTACAAAGAATCCTCAGATTCTTTAAAACCTTGAAATTGTTCCAAGGTCTTGAATAATTCCACAGCTCTTTCCAATTCCCAGTCATGTAGTAAGTAATCTTCTGAAAGTAATATTCCATCCATGTACTCCTTTAGCTGATTCAAGTTTTGCATCTGGAAGAGTAACAATATTATAGAACTCAGGAAACAAATCTTTTAAGGATCCATGCCCAAGCCAGTTGTCATGCCACAAGAGAATTTTCCTTCCATTGCCCACTTTTATACTGATATTTTCAGCCAGAGATGGCCCCAATGATCTAATAGCTTTCCAAACACCAACTCCAAAGGGGCTATTAACTGTATTAGAGCACCACTCTTCTTCTTGGCCATATTTATCATGCACAAACCTCCTCCATAATGCATTGGCCTCCATGTTATATCTCCACAACCACTTCATAAGTAAGCTTTGATTATGGATTTTGAGATCCCTAATGCCAAGTCCTCCATCCTTCTTACTGGTGATGAGGCAGTCCCATTTAACCAAATGAATTGCTTTCCTTTCTTTGTTGCCTTGCCAAATGAAATTTCTCCTCAATGAATCTATTCTTTTCAGAACATTAGATGGGATAGGAAACAGAGACATGACATATGTGGGGAGGGCATCCAGTACACTGTTGACTAAAATGACTCTGCCGCCCAATGATAAATACTGCCCCTTCCAACTAGCAAGCCTCTTTTCACACCTTTCCAAAACACGATTCCAAATTTCCAGAGCTTTACTTTTTGCACCCAAGGAGAGTCCTAGGTAAATGGTGGGTAAGGCTCCCACCTCACACCCTAGAATTTCTGCTAGCACTTGAATATTATCCACTTTATTGACTGGAAACAACATACTCTTATTCCAGTTAACATGTAGCCCTGATACTGCTTCAAAAATCACCAAAATAGACCTCAAATATTCCACCTGGCTGATATCTGCATCACAAAAAACCAGTGAATCATCTGCATATAGTAAATGTGTGATCTCAGTGCCATTGTTCCCCCCAACTGCAGCTCTAAACCCCTTCACAAAACTCCTGTCCTTTGCTACCTGAAACATCTGATTTATACCCTCCATGGCAATGAGAAAGAGGAAAGGTGAAAGAGGGTCACCCTGCCTCAAACCTCTTTCTGAGGCAAAAAAACCTTCTGGTGAACCATTCACCAAAACTGAAAATTTTACTGTCTTTATGCAAAAAGAAATCCATTTAATCCACTTCACCCCAAAACCCATGTCTTTTAGAACTTTAAGTAGATAGTTCCAATTAACGTGGTCATATGCCTTCTCAATATCAAGTTTGCATAATATGCCTGCTTTCTGTCCTTTAAGTCTAGAATCAACACATTCATTTGCTAACAAAGCTGCATCCATAATTTGTCTGCCTCTTATGAAAGCCATTTGGTGTCCATTTACCAACTTGTTGATCACTCTCTTAAGCCTCTCTGTGAGCAACTTAGAGATGATTTTATACACACTCCCAATCAGGCTAATGGGTCTGAAGTCTTTTAGTCTCTTGGCACCATTCTTCTGAGGGATTAATGCAATATAAGTTGCATTAAAGCTCTTTTCAAAGAATTCACTTCTATGGAAATTCCTAACAGTGTTCATCAGATCCTCTTTCACAATCTCCCAGCAGCAATGGAAAAATCCCATAGAATAGCCATCTGGACCCGGAGCTTTGTCAGCTGCACATGATTTCAGACAGTCGAGCACCTCTTGTTCTTCAAAGTCTCTCTGTAGCCAAACATTTTCCTCTTCAGTAACTCTGAACTCTCCTTGTAGCCTGTAAAACTAGTGCGTCAACTAAGACAACTAGAAAGAATCCATGTCCTGTACGTGCAAGATTGCTTGTGATTCTGTTATACTTACGGCTTATGCATATCTTGATATCCATTTATTTCAATAAGATTAACTCATACAGACTTCTATTTTAGCATTCTTCTGCAGTGCTAATAGATGGTGGCACTCTAGCCAAATTCTGTTTTTAtcttcttgttatttgttctagATTGCCCAAAGGCATCATGTAAATGTAGTTTTTTATGTTTAACTTTGAGCTTCAGGATGGTGTTATGGCAACCCATGATGAAGAGACTCGTAGGTTTTTCAAACATTCTTCCGTGAAAGTGCTGCTTTGTCCTCGAGTGGCAGGGAAACGTCTCAGTTGGGTCAAGCAGAGGGTAAGTTAGATTTTGACATTTCTTGCTATAGTTCTTTATGTGATAATTTGAGACCGGTTATCAAAAAGAGTTACTTGAGATCAGTAACCCTGCGAGAATTCTAGATTAGAATTCTTTCCATTGAGCATCATTCACTGTTTTAATACATTTATAAATTCTTATACTTGcatattatttttgaattagCTTTCCTTGTACAGTGGATGGATAACTTCCTTTTGCAATACAGTTTTTACTGAGCTTATAGTTTGTCCTAGTATCAATCCCATATATGCCTTTTCTATGCGAGGACCATTTAAGTAATGATCCCCACAAAGTAAAGTTTGTTCAGACATTAAATCTCATTGTCTGCATTTCATTTCTGCCTTCCCACTATGTTTCTTTGCTATCATGTCTACCAATCATTGAATGCCCCGAGCCCCTTATCATGTGGGTAGAACAGTTTTGTTGATTCTTTTTTGTATGACTATGACATGCCTCTTCTAAGTATGTCCAAAGAGTTGAAAACTTTTGCTCCTTACCACTAAGGTACATTTGATGACGTGTTTAGTGCAAAACTTTTACATTATACTGTTATTGCTAGACTACTaaaattaagttaatttttttaaaatactcCATAAGCCTAACGTCTTGTGAGTTCTGGTATGCAGGAAGTTGGAGTAATTTATACACATCATCAGAAAACTGTGATAGTGGATGCTGATGCTGGCAACAATCGAAGAAAAATCATGGCATTTGTTGGAGGACTTGACTTGTGTGACGGGCGATATGATACTCCGGAGCATCCTCTATTTCGATCACTGAAGACAGTGCACTCTGAGGACTATCATAACCCTACTTATGCTGTAACTTATCCTCCTTAATATCTCTTAGCTTGTTTTCAGAGACATTGCCTGCAGTTGTTAATTTTCTGATTTTCCACCACATATAGTAGTTATATAAACTAGTATGACAATCTTCGCAATGATTTTTTCTTGATTACTTGCAATTTCTAAGTATATGTGACTTGTCAGAAACATGTACAGTATAAAACTTGGTTACTTTTGAGTTCTTTAGGATTCTCTTACCCCGAGGTATCAGTAGTACCTTTTCTTCAATATCTTTGAGCTTGCCGACCTTAGCTAGTGTAGAATAATGGCTATACACATCTACAATAGTTGGAACTTCCCttattttgtgtgtgtattttttatttttttttgtgtgtgtgtgtgtgtgtgttttgtgtGAAACTGAAGCAGTTTAGGTTATCAACTAGTGAGTCTCGTCTTCTTTAAAAGCTTATTAAAAGATATGAATTGATATAAATTCTGATAATGATCAGAGAGCAGGTTATTGTCATTTGTGGTTCCTGTACTGTTCCCATCTAGTGGAGAATCTCTTTCCTGATTTCGAAATGAAAATCAATGTTCCCTTATTTTGATGCCCCTGTTCAACAAGTTAAATGAGAACCCATTTTCACTGGAATGATTCAAGATCTGACTCTTCGTCTTTATTTCTGAATAATATTAGAAACACATTTTCGACTATCATCTTAATAACCTTATCTGGTCAAAGTACGGTGTAGAGTTTTGAAACTGGAAGACTGTGATTTAGACCAATACTGTTGACCAGCTTATACCATTTTCAACCTTTGGAACAGACTAAAAAATTTGGCCAAAAGAAGAGAATGAGACTTGTTTCCTCCGTTGACATTCAGTTTCTTGCCTTAGTACTTATCCTTAGCTTACATAATTGAATTTTGCACCAGGAGAAGATTTTACATACTGATCATTAGTGAACTGTATCAACTTAATTTATTTTAGGCTTACAATCACATTCTTAAAGTTGAAAAATGCATCTTCAGATGAAATTTTTGAATTGTTACTTACCTTtcgttgtttttttttccccccggATATTCTTGGGTGAAGAAGTTCTTCTCATCAATGAACTTTTTCCTTCCTACAAGTAAAATGTTTCTTAGATAGTAATCCTTATCTTTACTTAACAGGGGAGTACAGCTGGTTGTCCAAGAGAGCCGTGGCATGACTTGCACTCTAAAATTGATGGTCCAGCAGCatatgatgttctcacaaactTTGAGGAGCGCTGGTTGAAGGCTTCAAAGCCTCATGGCATTAAGAAGTTGAAGAcgtcatatgatgatgatttgctCCGAATTGAAAGAATGCCTGAAATTCTTGGTATTTCTGAGGCTCCATCTGTGAGCGGTGATGACCCTAACGGTTGGCATGTACAGGTTGAATGATTAACTTAATATCAACAGTTTAGAAATTTAATTCGTGTGTTGTCCTTGATCTTAGAGTAATACGTTCTTTTCCAATCACTATAACAGATATTTCGTTCGATCGACTCAAACTCGGTCAAAGGCTTTCCAAAGGATCCTAAAGAAGCTACAATGAAGGTGAGAAAGATAGATGGAGGGGGAGTGTTTTGTCTGCTCCAAAACATATGCTCCCTCTGtaccaatttatgtgatgcactttcctttttagtgtGTCCCAAAAAGAAATGTTAGCGGAAAcgtaaaagaaagaacacaagatttaacgtggttcggatCAAAATGATCCTACGTCCACCAGAGAACAGTTGCctttatattattaacaaagAAAGGGGAGAGATCCCAATTACACCTAAGAGAATTGCTCTCTCAACTCTCTACTCACTACAAAGgatttatgaattttttggATGATGAACAAAGAAGAATTGCCTCTTCTTTTATAGGCAAGCAGTGACTTGGGCTCCAAGTGTGCATTCTTTCAGTTCTCCTCCACATCTTAGCatcctttggctccaagtaatTGAGCATTCTTTGTCTCCAAGTGGtagaaaatcatccaactaaaaTTGGCACATGAGTTTTTCTATCACATAACCAAAAACCAACTCTTTCAAGAACGATTTCGTTATATATTAGAAACAAGTTAACTTAAAATTTTAcgttttacccttaatgagatgatttatagccacacaagtatctatggcttgttttagaccacaaattccaaaagtctttctttcttaaactccccTGCGCAGtcaaagtgtatcacataaaatgggacggaggcATTACTTGTTTACTTATTTAAAGtatactcatttttttttttttttttgcagaacCTAGTGTGTGGGAAAAATGTACTTATTGATATGAGCATACACACAGCATATGTGAAGGCGATTCGTGCTGCACaacacttcatttacattgAAAATCAATATTTCATTGGCTCCTCGTACAATTGGAGTCAACATAAAGATGTTGGTGAGAAGCTATTTTCATGCAATGTATAAACATTTGTCATTGTCTGAATACATAGAATAAGCAGATCCATAATTGTCATTTGCTACTTGCTATAGAAAAGCCTGTCGGAGTAGATTTAAAAATTTACCATACATGCCCAACAGAGGCAACAATACAAGGTAAATTCTTCCCATCTGCCCATGCCTTGGTGGGCAGAGTTACTCGGTACTTGTGCTGGTGGAGGTAGCAGGcactcaatagaatagtcgaGGTGCATGCAAGCTGGCCCGGACACTACTgtaatcaaaaaagaaaaagagtaccACTCATGGCCTATTTGCATCTCTGGCCAGACCTTCTTTGCCACAATAGCTTTTATGGTACCTTTACATCCTTGTTACCCGCTAATGGATTCAATGTCAAGCTCATTTCTGAGTTTTGAGTCCAACCAACTGCATATAAGGGATTCTTTGGGAAGGAAGCTCTCTATGTGGGAGATACAGGCCCTTTGGACACTGCAAGGAGGGTTCGTGCATAGGTTCCACAACTTTTTTCTCTGATGTTGCAGAAAGACGGTTATGCGCAGTAAATTCTTATGCGTCTAACTGTCCATATACACTAGTTCTCTCTTTTTGGTAGTTCATTTAGATCCACTAAGATTACTTATGGACACACCTGCATGAATCACATAAATAACTTATGTCCTTGGGTTTGATATAACCAGGTCTATGTTATGGTTAGTATATCATCTTCTTCCTAATCCTTTTGTATACTttgtcttctttattttgacGGGCTGGGAAGGGTTGGGCTGAGGGAGTTCTGGAAGTGACAAAAATTCCGGATACCTGTGAGAATCTGATCAGATAGATTAACATGTTAAATAGAATTTCAGGCTTCCCCGTATCTAAGTGAAAGACACATATAAGGATATAACTTAACATTTGGGAATTATACGAAAGCATTTGCAGGGTGCATTGGGTGAAGCCACAAAGTATAAGAGGTGTGATGGAATGTTGGTATGAACATaagattggaaaaaaaaaaaaaaaaaaaaaaaaaaaaaggtggaaaCAGATCTGGAAGACCATTCCTCTTTGCAACATTTGGACAATTTGGTTAGAGAGGAATAAGAGATGCTTTGAAGATCAAAAacatcatctttttttttttttttataaggcaGATGCGTATGGAATCCATACTTTTGGTGTAGCGGTAGTATGATACATAGTCTGactcattattttgattttcttgactTTTTGGGAGTGTAGTTGTAACAAGCAATGCTCTAACTCCTTGTTGGAGTACCTCCTTGGTACTCTATTTATGAAATTTGTgattcatatatgtatataacttagCAATTTGAGCATAATCCTAAAGACAGGGAAGTAATATTTTCTGGAAAGACAACTGAGAAGGCATTCCAGTATAGATGAATGAAACATGATAAGAGGCATATGCCTTTTTGGGTGGGTGGGGAGTTGGAGGAGGGTTTAGTTAGCCCTAGGTTAGGTTCTTGAAGTCTTTTAAATACAACATAGTGGCATTCCTTATCCCGTTAATTATCTTACATTTTTGACCATTCATTTATTATGAAAAACTTTAAAGAGAGTATTGTGGTGTTCCGCTAATCCACCAGGGCTTAGTTCAAGTGGCAAAGGTTGAGGGACTTGTGACTTAGGTCACTGGTTCGAGCCCTGCGCCATGTGAACTAAGCCTGGTATTTAAATGGAGAAGGGTACAGGGGTGGGGCCATTACCCTGAGTTTCGAAGGCTGCGGTTGGTCCTAAGAGTTGTCCCCAGACAGATTTCTCGTCATAAAAAAGGTGGTAATCCGCTATTCCAACACTAATGGTGCAtctttatttggaaaattgatTCTACCT encodes:
- the LOC132063982 gene encoding phospholipase D gamma 1-like codes for the protein MDNYNNSSYPYPYNTGYGYPPPPNSNQPYPPPPGSGAYPPPGSGGAYPQYPPHQSPQYPPPYNTQHSGHYNYQPYPPVPSAPSAPPAPTLHHSSSLDYGYPPPSHGPCPPHAYPPPPTSSSTVPTPEHQGSFGYAAAPPQHYQHSWPERPLESQSSNSLHHQDSASSFSSDSSTRPSAYPPIHDLVANMNLSDNNPSAPASPPAPATYHPGPNPVPYGHPNSFSRWESESPKPTYPTPCAEPQSNNQAMQVVPFSPSKSSLKVLLLHGNLDIWVYEAKDLPNMDMFHKTIGDMFGQMSNKITSDPYVSITVADAVIGRTYVIGNNENPVWMQHFNVPVAHYAAEVQFLVKDDDIVGSQLMGTVAVPLEQIYGGGKVEGFFPILNSSGRPCKAGAVLRISVQYYPMDKLSIYHHGVGAGPEYYGVPGTYFPLRMGGTVTLYQDAHVPDGCLPNLMLDSGMPYVHGKCWRDIFDAIRQARRLIYITGWSVWHKVKLVRDDASVDGYTLGDLLKSKSQEGVRVLLLIWDDPTSRSILGYKTDGVMATHDEETRRFFKHSSVKVLLCPRVAGKRLSWVKQREVGVIYTHHQKTVIVDADAGNNRRKIMAFVGGLDLCDGRYDTPEHPLFRSLKTVHSEDYHNPTYAGSTAGCPREPWHDLHSKIDGPAAYDVLTNFEERWLKASKPHGIKKLKTSYDDDLLRIERMPEILGISEAPSVSGDDPNGWHVQIFRSIDSNSVKGFPKDPKEATMKNLVCGKNVLIDMSIHTAYVKAIRAAQHFIYIENQYFIGSSYNWSQHKDVGANNLIPMEIALKIAEKIRAHERFAAYIVVPMWPEGNPTGAATQRILYWQNKTMQMMYETIYKALEEVGLENSYSPEDYLNFFCLGNREAGKVENESPGTANTPQAFSRKHRRFMIYVHSKGMIVDDEYVILGSANINQRSLEGTRDTEIAMGAYQPHHTCARKQSSPYGQIHGYRMSLWAEHLGVVEDCFRQPESLECVRRVRSMGEYNWKQFAADEVTEMRGHLLKYPVKVDCKGKVKNLPGCTNFPDVGGNIIGSFLAIQENLTI